In Dolichospermum sp. DET69, the genomic stretch TTGTTTCTCAATCAAAAAATTAGTTGTTAGTTGTTTAATTGTGAAATAGGAGTGAAATAAATGATGATCCGCAAACTTCGCTTAACTTGGTTATTAGTAATAGGAGGAATTTTAGTAGCTTGCACTAATGCAAGCGCTGATTTAAACACTAATCAACAAAACAATATCACCAAAGCTCAGACTTCATCTATACCTAATTACCCACCAATGTATGATGTTGAAGTAAAGATTTGTGATAATATTATTGCTCCAGTTAAAGACGGTAAACGCTGTATCAAGCACAAATTACGTTTGTGGGGTCTAGTAGAAGAAGCAAAATTGGTTCGCACAGGTATTCCTCTACCATCAATGTCTGCTGTAGCTCATAAATTAGCAATTAGTTCTAAAGGCTGTTATCCTGAATACTCTCAACCTTCTCAACCCCAGTTTTATTGGGCGGATCTCCTTATTTATGTAAATAAAAGAGGAGCGAAACCAACAATTGAAGTTAACAAAATTCAACTGTCCAATCAGCAAATTTACGAGTTAATGACCAGTCAATTTTCTACTCCGAGAATTGCCACATTTGGTGGTGTTGGTTGTAAACCTCTACCTGTACCTGTGAAAAAAAAGTGATTTTTCAGCCTAAATTTATGTCTGGGTCTATAACGTAAATTAACCAGCCATTTAAATCTATGGTTTCTCCCGATGTGTCTGGTTTTGGATAAGTTTTTTAGACCGGATATATAGCTGTTTTCTTGATTCCATAATTACAGCCTTGTAGGAGCATATTTTTTGAATAAGCTAATCAGCATTTAACTTAAATAAAACTGGGCTGAAAACCCATACTAATAGAGAATTGGTTGGAAAACATAGATAACGATTAGCTTACTTATCTATATACAAACATCAAAAACTCAAAACTGCTTTCTTTTCAAGGCAATTTTGAGTTTTTATTTGGAGAATTGAAGAGATTATGCAAATTTTGTTTGTACTTTGTTCTGAAGTAAGTTGATAATTGCAGCTTTTTCTAAAATACCAACCAGAAAACCATTATCACGGATTACAGTCAGTGCTGATAACTTTTGTGTTTCGAGTAACTGTACTACTTCTAGCAACGGTTGATCCGATTGTACGGTGCTAGACTGCTCAATTGGTTTCATGACTTTGAGAACTTGAGTTTCTGCCCACAATGTATTGGGAATAGTTCGCAAGTCATCAACTGATATCGCTCCTAACAATTGTCCTTGCTCATCTGTCACCAAAAACCGGCGGTATTCCTGAGCATTTAAGAGCCGTTGATCAGCAAACTCTCTTAAACTCAAATTCGCTTTGACAATCGGGCTATCGTTAGTTACAGCATCCGCTGCTGTTAAACCTGTGAGTTTTTCTTGCACTCTAGCAAATTGGGCAGCATTACCAGCATTTTGTAGCAAAAAGAAGCCAATTAACAAGTTCCAGAAGTTAGCAAAGCTACCCAAAAATAGTAGAGGAATTAAACCAGAAGCGATCGCTAACCAACCAAAGATTTGTCCAATTCGGCTGGCAACAACCACTCCTTTATAGGATTTACCAGTAATTTTCCAAACTATTGCTTTAAGTATATTTCCTCCATCCAAAGGCAAGCCAGGAATGAGGTTAAATAGAGCTAATGTCAAATTAACAGAAGCTAGTAGACCAAGGATAGCAGCTAACGGTCCAGATGCAGCAGTCGCAAAACCAACTGTTGTCGCTGTAGCAAATAGCATCAAACTAACTATTGGTCCGGCAATAGCTACCCAAAAAGCTGCTCCTGGAGTTGACGATTCTTTTTCTAAGCTTGCCAGTCCACCAAATATAAACAGTGTAATTGATTTAACATCAATTCCTTGGCGAATAGCGACAAAGCTGTGTCCTAATTCATGGGCGACAACTGAGCTAAATAACAACAGTGCCGTCATTAATCCTAGTACCAAAGGCAATCCTCCACCTAATTGGGGAAATTGTGCCGCTAGTCCGCTGCTGTAGCTCCAAGTTACCAAACCTAGAACTAAAAACCAGGAAGGATGTATATAGAAAGGTATTCCAAAGAGGTTGCCAACCCGAATTGTGCTATTCATGGCGTTTACCTGTTATGTGAGCATTGAGAAGTTTGTTTTTGCTTCTCTTACATGACCTTATTGTAAAGGAATATTAAGTAAACTTAATTTTTGTAACGGTAGTGGTGTCCGTCCGTTAAGGTGTGGTTATGCGAATTTAGCCTCAAAAATACAGTTTTTATGGGTAAGGGTGGGTGGGCAAAAAAGTAACCCCACTTAAACGTGGGGTTGCTGTTTTCAGCAGTAGATACTTAAGATGCTTCAGCAAATCTAGCTGCACGTTGTTGTTTGTGAGCCTTGCGTCGCTCGCGCACTGCATCCAAATCCTTTAATCCATAGAAACGTTTAGCGTAAGCTAACAGTTCATTGATGGGAGTATCAGCATAGTCCAGACGAAACTCTGTGTTGTGTTCGTTCCAATCAAATTCTTCTTCATTAAACCGGGCTTTAGCAGCGAGTTCTCGTCCAGTCTCCTCTCGTAAAACTTCGAGTACCATTAATCGTACTTTATCTTGATATCCCATAACTTTTTCCAAAGCTTTGGTTTCTTGCTGATTACGTTTCCGTTTGATTGGATTTTCCGTACCTTGATATTCCATCGCTTTTTCTAAAACTTTAGTTTGTTGCTGATTACGTTTCATAGCATTGTCCTTTGATTAACGAATTACTTACTTGGATCTCGCATAGATAGCATCGACAGATGCCTTCTGAATTAAAATTCAATTTTTGATTGCTAAAGCTAAAATTCAGTTGCAATTATTGTCTTCAATTCTGTTGATTGTATTAGCTACGCTCTCCAATGAAATGCCCCGAATTATTGGAATCGGGGCATAATAATTAATCTTCAACTTCTAAATCTTCGTCATCTTCATCCTGTTCAAAATCCTCATCTATCCAGTCATCTGAGTTATTACTTAAACCATTAAGTCCCTCCATGCGTTTAGAGCGAGCAGCTTTATGAGCAGCACGTCTATCTCGAATTTCATCCAGATTATTCAAGCCGTAAAGTTTGCGGGCATAATTCACCAATTCTTTCAATGGTGTGTTCAGGTAATCGTTACGAAACTGTGTGTTATGTTTTTCCCAATCAAACTCTTGTTCATTAAATCGGGCGGTAGCTGCTAATTCTCTCCCCGATTCTTCCCGTAATACCTCAATTACCATCAAGTGGACTTTTTCCTGATAAGTAATTACTCGCTCTAAAGCTGGAATGTGTTTTTTAGTTTTAGAGGCTGTTTTAGTGGCTTTGCGAGTCTTCAGCATGAGAATTACTCCTTGATATTTTCTGTTTTTCTCATAGAAACCGCATCGAAAGATGCAATTCGCTGAAATTTACATTCGTTGATTCGTATCGGCTCAATAAATAGGGGTAACAGAGGAAAATAAGTGCAACGAGGTACACACAGTGTCATAGAATAGAAGACATGACGCAAAAAATTATTGAGAGTGACAAATCAATATCAGATTTACTGCAAACCATCGAGCCAAAAGGGATTGCAGACGAATCAATGCGTCATACAGTAGAGATATTACTGAATCTAATAGAGCAATTAGAATTAAAAGTCAAAGGCTTAGAGTCAGAAAATCAACGGTTAAAAGATGAAAACAACCGCTTGAAGGGAGAACAAGGTCAACCAGACATAAAAGCCAAGAACAAGAAAGGGTTTGAAAACAAACACTCATCAGAGAAAGAAAGGAAAACGCCAAAACAGCACTCCAAGGGCAGTAAAAATCAAGCCATTAAAATAAACCGAAAACAAATATTAGAATACCCCCAAGACAAACTACCAGCAGACGCACAGTTTAAAGGGTATGAAGAAGTAATCATCCAAGACATCATCCTGACAACCGATAACGTACTATTCCGGAAAGAGAAATACTACTCACCCTTAGAAAAGAAAACCTATTTGGCAGAACTGCCAAGCGGTTACGAAGGAGAATTCGGTCCAGGAATCAAAACCTTAGTTATCAGCTTGTACTACGGGGGCAACATGACCCAAGGCAAGTTGTTAGAATTCTTAGAGGATATAGGAATTTCCATGTCAGCGGGGTATTTATCTAATCTACTGATTAAAAACCATGCTGATTTTGAAACAGAAAAAACAGAAGTATATTCAGCAGGACTAGAGAGCAGTCCTTGGCAACACTTCGACCAAACTGCTGCCCGTGTTGGTGGGGTCAACCATACTACCAATGTCATCTGTAACCCTTTATATACAGTCTACTTGACAACTCCCAAGAAAGACCGATTGACCGTACTCAAAGGTTTGCAGAATACCAAAGAACTGGAGTTTATTCTCAATCAATTTACTTATGAGTTACTGATAAATTTCCCACTACCGAATAAATATAAAGACGCTCTCCAACTATTACCGCAAGAAACTGTGTTGAACTCCGAACAGTTTCATGCCCTACTGGATACCTATCTACCCAAACTTGGTTCCCAACA encodes the following:
- a CDS encoding site-2 protease family protein, with amino-acid sequence MNSTIRVGNLFGIPFYIHPSWFLVLGLVTWSYSSGLAAQFPQLGGGLPLVLGLMTALLLFSSVVAHELGHSFVAIRQGIDVKSITLFIFGGLASLEKESSTPGAAFWVAIAGPIVSLMLFATATTVGFATAASGPLAAILGLLASVNLTLALFNLIPGLPLDGGNILKAIVWKITGKSYKGVVVASRIGQIFGWLAIASGLIPLLFLGSFANFWNLLIGFFLLQNAGNAAQFARVQEKLTGLTAADAVTNDSPIVKANLSLREFADQRLLNAQEYRRFLVTDEQGQLLGAISVDDLRTIPNTLWAETQVLKVMKPIEQSSTVQSDQPLLEVVQLLETQKLSALTVIRDNGFLVGILEKAAIINLLQNKVQTKFA